The Aestuariibaculum lutulentum genome segment AATGCATAAAAAATCAACTTATATATAAATAGTAAAATCAATATTTGTTAATGAATAATTTAATGAACAAACTATTTATTTGAAAAATATGAACTCACGTAGGAATTTTGTAAAGAAAACTGTAATAGCGGGGGCGGGATTATCTTTTTTGCCCAATATGTCTTTTGGCTCAGTTTTAGGAGACTCTAAAGATAAACTGAAATTAGCGTTTCTGGGTGTAGGTTTAAGAGGATGTAACCATTTGAATAATGCACTGCATAGAAAAGATATAGAAGTAACAGCAATTTGCGATATTGATCCGGAAAGAATTAAAATCGCTTTAAAAATGATTGATGATGCCGGGTATGCAAAACCTAAAGTATTTGGAAATTCGGATTATGACTATAGAAATCTTTTAGAATTAAAAGAAGTTGATGCTGTAATTATAGCAACCCCTTGGTTATGGCATACTAGAATGGCGGTAGATTCAATGAAAGCCGGAAAGTATACCGGTGTAGAAGTATCTGCCGCAAATACTTTAGAAGAGTGTTGGGATTTGGTAAACACCCATGAAGAAACAGGAAGTCATTTAATGATTCTTGAAAATGTTAACTACCGTCGTGATATTTTGGCTGTTCTTAATATGGTAAAGCAAAATGTGTTTGGAGAGACTATTCATTTTAGATGTGGTTACCAGCACGATTTAAGAGGAGTCTTTTTTAATGATGGGAAGACAGCTTATGGTAAAGGTGTTGAATTTGGAGACAATGGAATTTCAGAATCTAAATGGAGAACAAATCATAATTTGTTAAGAAATGCAGATGTATACCCAACACATGGTATTGGCCCCATTGCAGCTATGTGTGATATCAATCGTGGAAATCGATTCTTATCCTTAACATCTCACGCTACAAAAAGTAGAGGACTTCACAAATATATTGTCGATAACGGAGGAGAGAATCACCCAAATGCTAAGTTAAATTTTAAGATTGGTGATGTAATTACCAGTACTATTGAAACCTCAAACGGAGAAACAATTATAGTAACTCATGATTGTAGTTCGCCAAGACCTTATTCATTAGGATTTAGAGTACAAGGTGTTGAAGGATTATGGGAAGTCGATGGCAACAGGATTTACGTGGAAGGTAAATCGAAACCTCACCAATGGGATGCAGCCGATGAGTGGTTAAAGAAATATGATCATCCATTATGGCAAAAGTATGGCGAATTAGCTACAGGTGCAGGACATGGCGGTATGGACTTTTTTGTCATGAATGCCTTTGTAGAATCGGCTAAAGAAAATATAGCACCACCAATGGATGCTTACGATGCCGCAGCTTGGAGTGCTATTACACCACTTTCAGAATTATCAATCGAGAATAATGGTGAACCACAGGATTTTCCGGATTTTACTCGTGGAACCTGGATAAAGCGTAAGCCTTATAATTGGATAAAAGATACATATTAAAATGTTTGGTTTATTAGTCACTTGAGATGGTTTAAGAGAGGGCGCCATCTGTTAAGCGCTCTCTTTTAACATCAACTTAGGGAATTTTAAATCATTCTAGAAATAACAAACGCAACAATTAACTCAACAAATTTTAATTATTAACTCAAACTAAAACTTATGAAAAATAGGATTAAAACAATGCTATTTGTTTTGCTGATAGGGTTTACATATACGATGTATGCTCAGGAAAAGCAGGTTTCAGGTACAATAACGGACGCTAACGATGGTGTTCCGTTGCCAGGAGCTAGCGTCAGCGTAAAAGGGACATCGAAAGGTGTGTCTTCAGATTTTGATGGAAACTTTACTTTGTCGGTAGGTGAAAACGATATACTTGTCGTTAGTTATGTCGGGTATGTTAGTGAGGAATTTCCTGTTGCAGGAAAGGAAACTATTAATATTCAACTAAAGTTAGATCAAAGTGCTTTAGAAGAAGTGGTAGTAGTGGCGTACGGAACGCAAAAAAAAGAAACAGTAACGTCTTCTGTTGTAGAGGTGAAATCTGATAAACTAACCGATGTTACCGTTCCAGATGTTGTAACCATGTTACAGGGTAAGGTTTCTGGGGTTCAGGTATTGCCAAGCGGTGGGTCTCCAGGATCATCTCCAAATATAATTATTAGAGGACGATCGTCAATTAATTCAACAAACTCGCCATTATGGGTTGTAGATGGAGTTATTATTGGTAATTCAGATCCTAAAATTAATCCTCGAGATATAGAAGGGATGTCTATTCTTAAAGATGCCTCAGCTACGGCATTGTATGGAAATCGTGGTGCTAATGGTGTAATTCTTATTACAACAAGACGTGGTGAAATTGGTAAAAAACCACAAATGACTGTTTACTTAAAAAGCGCAGTAAATCAGTTTAATCCAGGTAACTTTGAAATTATGAACTCGAAGCAGTTATATGATTATCATGAAAGTTTAGGAAATACAAATGAGTGGTTTAATGAAAGCTTATTAGAGCGCGATTTTGATTGGCTTGATGCGACAACTCAGGATGGCTTTGTTAAAGATGCAACAGTATCATTTACCTCTGCCACAGAAACACATAATATGTTAATTTCTGGAGGATATTACAGTGAACAAGGAACAGTAATAGGTAGTAGATTAGATCGCTATACCTATCGTACTAATTTAGATTACAATATTTCTGAAAAATTAACCATTAAGCCAAAGTTGTATTTTGTGTTCGATAGAAGAGAAAACTCAAGAGGAGGAGATTTATATTCAGCTTATACAAATATGCCTTGGGATAACCCGTTTAATGAAGATGGTTCGGTGGTTAATGCTCGCGAATCACTAGGAGATGATTGGTTAGGGCGTGATAAAAGTAATTATTTCTATGACAGACAATGGAATTATTCAGATTCGCGTTCATTCGATTTATTCGCAAGTTTTGATGCAGAATATAAATTGTTTAAGAATTTAACGTTCATTTCTACGAATAACTTCCGTTGGGGAAATGGGGAGTCTTTTAATTATACAGATCCAAGATCCAATAGTGGGAAGTCTGTAAATGGGTCCATGCAGAATAATACATTTCGTGGTTTATATAGATTTACCAACCAGATGTTAAAGTACTCCAAGACCTTTAATGAAGATCATACTGTAAATGCGTTAGCTGCTTATGAATATAATGATACTAATACAAGAAGCGTAACAGCACGTTCAGAAAATATCGTAGTTAACGGTCAAGTTCAAGATGTTGGGTTAAAGCCAGCAGCAGCCCAGGGTGGGGGCAGTGAAACAGCACAGCAATCGGTTTTAGTAGCAGCAGATTATGATTACAAATCAAAATATTTTGCAAAAGCATCTTTAAGAGTGGATGGAGCCTCAGCTTTTGCTCCAGATTACAGATATGGAGAGTTTTATTCTGTGGCTGCAGGATGGAATATTCATAAAGAAAATTTCTTTAACATAGAAGATATCAATGTTTTAAAACTAAGAGCGAGCTACGGGGCTGTAGGTAATCAACCGGGAGGTTTTGGTTATTTAACCGACTATGATGTTAAGTTTCAATATGCGGGTCTTATCGCTGCTAAACCAAATCAATTAGGAACACCTGATTTATCTTGGGAAAAAGGAGTGGAAAGTAACTTTGGTTTAGATATTACTTTTTTCGATGCTATCGATTTAACTGTGGATTATTACAATAAAGAGAATTCAGGTTTATTATTCTTCAGACGTTTAACAGATATTACAGGTTACAACGGTCGTTACCAAAATATTGGTTCAGTAACCAATAAAGGAGTTGAAGTTGCTATTGCTGCTGATATTGTAAAAACACAAGATTTTGGAATTGCTGCTGCTGCAAACATTAGTTTTAATAAAAATAATGTAAAGGAATTACCTGATGGAACCGATATTATCGGAGGATCTTTTATCATTAGAGAAGGAGAAGAGTTTGGAACTTTTTATATGAGAAAGTGGTTAGGTGTAAATCCTGCTGATGGAGCACCAGTTTACGAAGTTATTAATCCAGATACAGGAGAGAGCTCAACAACTTCAAATTATAATAGTGCAACATTACAAACTGCAGGATCAGCAAATCCTGATTATACAGGAGGTTTTGGTACACTTATTTGGTATAAGAATTTTGCGTTAACTACTAATTGGGCTTTTTCTTACGGAGCTGAATTATATAATGCGTCTCGTAATTTATTCGATTCAGATGGGTATTATTTACAATACAACCAAATGGTATTGCCTGATGGTTGGAGCCGTTGGGAAAGACCAGGAGATGTGGCAACACATCCTAAACCACAACCGGGAGGATATGCAGGTAGTAACCAGACGTCTACACGTTACTTAGAAGATGGCAGTTACTTAAGGTTGACTAACGTTACCTTATCTTACGATTTACCAAAATCTATTATGGACAAAGTGGGATTAAGTAGTGCTAATATTACTTTGTCTGGAGATAACTTAGTAACATTTACAAAGTTTACAGGAGTAGACCCAACATTGAGTAATGGTATAGGTAGAAATGATTTGGGGTATACAAGTATTGGCTATCCAGTACCAAGACGTTTTTCATTAGGGTTGAATCTTGGGTTTTAATAAAAAAAAATAAAAGATGAAAAAAATAATTTATACAATTCTATTCTCTATGCCAATGGTGTTTACATCTTGTGATTTAGATAGAAGTCCATTCGATAGAATTTCAGCTGAAGATTTATTTAAGGATCCGGGAGCTGCGCAGTCAGCTACACTTGGTAACTATTTATTTTTAAAAGGAGATAAAGGTTATGACGGTTGGATTGACGATTTACACAGAATGTCTGAGTATTCTAGTGATAATGTAATGATTAGTGGAGGTACTACCGATGATTTGTACTTCTTTTATAACTATCAAAGAAATCCAAATAACTACAGAGCAGAGAGATTCTGGAGTAACTCTTACAGGGCTGTGGTTGGTGCTAATACAGTAATAGAAGGGTTGGTCGAAGGTAATTCTGATGCAGAAGATCAGGTTATTGGAGAGAACTATTACATTAGAGCTTTGGTATACTTTCAAATGGGAAACATATTTGGAAGACCTTATAATCAAGGAACGTCTAACCTATCGGTGCCTTTAAAGTTAACGGCAGATCGTAACGATATTCCAGACAGAAATACGGTTGGAGAAGTTTATGATCAGGTAGTGTCTGATTTATTAAAAGCGGAAGCTTTAATGAATGAGAATAAAGGAGCTTCATTTGCATCTAAAGGGGCTGCTCAGGCTTTATTGTCACGAGTATATCTTTATATGGAAGACAATGCAAAGGCGATTGAGTACGCCGATAAAGTCATAAATGAAGGGCCATACTCTTTGTTGTCTTCAGAGGAATATAAAGTTATGAATACTTTGACTCCGGCAGAGAATAAAGAGGCCATTTTCTCTGTAACCTTAACTAAAGATATTGATATTCCTGGTAACGAAGACTGGTGGACTATCGGATCGTTTTATGCGACTATTGATGGTGTTGGTTGGGGGGAAATGTATCCATCTCAGCCATATTTAGAGCTTTTAAATCAAAGTGAAAACGATTTAAGAGGTAGTTTTATAGATCCTCAATATTTGGTAGATGAAAACGGAGATAAAATACCGGCAGTATACTGGGTTGAAGATAATGTTTATAAGTTTAGACACACTATAGATAACGGTTCTACAATTACTTTTGAGGATGAAGGAACTACATATACTTTAATGTCTGAAGAGGTTAATGGCAGAACGCAGTATTATTTTAATAGATCAGGTGGTCGTCAGGATGTCGTATTTGATTACGATATGGACAAACGTAATGGGTATCCTAAATTCTTTATTCTAAAAGCATCTCAGCAAGAAAACGATTTACATTTATGGTCGCCAACCGTATCGCGTTTAGCAGAAATGTACTTGAACAAGGCTGAAGCTTTAGCTAAGCAGGGAGCAGACCAGTTAGCCATAGATAATATTAATATTTTAAGAGCAAGAGCTAAAGCAGATGAGTATACTTTAACAAATCTTCCTGAAGGAAAATCGGTGTTTGATGTTGTTATGGATGAGCGTCAGTTAGAGTTGGCATTCGAAGGACACAGAAAGTTCGATGTTTACAGAAACGGCTTAACCATGGATAGACGTTACCCTGGAACCCACTTAAATAATTCAAACCCGTATCCTCAAATTCCGGCTACAGATAAGGTTATTGTTGAGCTAATTCCAGAGCAGCAAATATTAATCCAGCCGTCTTTAGAACAAAACCCTTAAGAGTAATGAGTTAGTAAAAAAACCAGGTGAGTGTAAAACATTCACTTGGTTTATTTAAACGCTATTAAAAATTAACAATTATGAAAAACACAAAAACTATAAAGCATATTTTATTTTTTCTTGTTGCTGTAGTGGTTTTGGCTTGTGAGCCAGACCAGGTTTTATATAAAACCAATCAGATTTTCAACGATACAAGAATTAAGGTAAACCTTAAGCCATCGGCTTGGACTATGGAGAGCTTTAGTTCAGAAGAAACCTCGGGAGAAGGAGATACTGGTCGTGCAGCCGATATTCTTGATGCCGATTTAGAAACATTTTGGCATTCATGTTGGACTTGCGATCCTGGAGCTCAACATCCACATGAACTGGTTATAAATTTTGGTTCAGAAATAAGCATTGGAGGGCTTCAAATAGCGCAAAGACAATCCTTATCTAGAGCTATTAAA includes the following:
- a CDS encoding Gfo/Idh/MocA family protein — protein: MNSRRNFVKKTVIAGAGLSFLPNMSFGSVLGDSKDKLKLAFLGVGLRGCNHLNNALHRKDIEVTAICDIDPERIKIALKMIDDAGYAKPKVFGNSDYDYRNLLELKEVDAVIIATPWLWHTRMAVDSMKAGKYTGVEVSAANTLEECWDLVNTHEETGSHLMILENVNYRRDILAVLNMVKQNVFGETIHFRCGYQHDLRGVFFNDGKTAYGKGVEFGDNGISESKWRTNHNLLRNADVYPTHGIGPIAAMCDINRGNRFLSLTSHATKSRGLHKYIVDNGGENHPNAKLNFKIGDVITSTIETSNGETIIVTHDCSSPRPYSLGFRVQGVEGLWEVDGNRIYVEGKSKPHQWDAADEWLKKYDHPLWQKYGELATGAGHGGMDFFVMNAFVESAKENIAPPMDAYDAAAWSAITPLSELSIENNGEPQDFPDFTRGTWIKRKPYNWIKDTY
- a CDS encoding SusC/RagA family TonB-linked outer membrane protein → MKNRIKTMLFVLLIGFTYTMYAQEKQVSGTITDANDGVPLPGASVSVKGTSKGVSSDFDGNFTLSVGENDILVVSYVGYVSEEFPVAGKETINIQLKLDQSALEEVVVVAYGTQKKETVTSSVVEVKSDKLTDVTVPDVVTMLQGKVSGVQVLPSGGSPGSSPNIIIRGRSSINSTNSPLWVVDGVIIGNSDPKINPRDIEGMSILKDASATALYGNRGANGVILITTRRGEIGKKPQMTVYLKSAVNQFNPGNFEIMNSKQLYDYHESLGNTNEWFNESLLERDFDWLDATTQDGFVKDATVSFTSATETHNMLISGGYYSEQGTVIGSRLDRYTYRTNLDYNISEKLTIKPKLYFVFDRRENSRGGDLYSAYTNMPWDNPFNEDGSVVNARESLGDDWLGRDKSNYFYDRQWNYSDSRSFDLFASFDAEYKLFKNLTFISTNNFRWGNGESFNYTDPRSNSGKSVNGSMQNNTFRGLYRFTNQMLKYSKTFNEDHTVNALAAYEYNDTNTRSVTARSENIVVNGQVQDVGLKPAAAQGGGSETAQQSVLVAADYDYKSKYFAKASLRVDGASAFAPDYRYGEFYSVAAGWNIHKENFFNIEDINVLKLRASYGAVGNQPGGFGYLTDYDVKFQYAGLIAAKPNQLGTPDLSWEKGVESNFGLDITFFDAIDLTVDYYNKENSGLLFFRRLTDITGYNGRYQNIGSVTNKGVEVAIAADIVKTQDFGIAAAANISFNKNNVKELPDGTDIIGGSFIIREGEEFGTFYMRKWLGVNPADGAPVYEVINPDTGESSTTSNYNSATLQTAGSANPDYTGGFGTLIWYKNFALTTNWAFSYGAELYNASRNLFDSDGYYLQYNQMVLPDGWSRWERPGDVATHPKPQPGGYAGSNQTSTRYLEDGSYLRLTNVTLSYDLPKSIMDKVGLSSANITLSGDNLVTFTKFTGVDPTLSNGIGRNDLGYTSIGYPVPRRFSLGLNLGF
- a CDS encoding RagB/SusD family nutrient uptake outer membrane protein, giving the protein MKKIIYTILFSMPMVFTSCDLDRSPFDRISAEDLFKDPGAAQSATLGNYLFLKGDKGYDGWIDDLHRMSEYSSDNVMISGGTTDDLYFFYNYQRNPNNYRAERFWSNSYRAVVGANTVIEGLVEGNSDAEDQVIGENYYIRALVYFQMGNIFGRPYNQGTSNLSVPLKLTADRNDIPDRNTVGEVYDQVVSDLLKAEALMNENKGASFASKGAAQALLSRVYLYMEDNAKAIEYADKVINEGPYSLLSSEEYKVMNTLTPAENKEAIFSVTLTKDIDIPGNEDWWTIGSFYATIDGVGWGEMYPSQPYLELLNQSENDLRGSFIDPQYLVDENGDKIPAVYWVEDNVYKFRHTIDNGSTITFEDEGTTYTLMSEEVNGRTQYYFNRSGGRQDVVFDYDMDKRNGYPKFFILKASQQENDLHLWSPTVSRLAEMYLNKAEALAKQGADQLAIDNINILRARAKADEYTLTNLPEGKSVFDVVMDERQLELAFEGHRKFDVYRNGLTMDRRYPGTHLNNSNPYPQIPATDKVIVELIPEQQILIQPSLEQNP
- a CDS encoding discoidin domain-containing protein translates to MKNTKTIKHILFFLVAVVVLACEPDQVLYKTNQIFNDTRIKVNLKPSAWTMESFSSEETSGEGDTGRAADILDADLETFWHSCWTCDPGAQHPHELVINFGSEISIGGLQIAQRQSLSRAIKDIEVEISTDGSSWTSMGSFTLSRVAELQPVDFGENKTAMYVKIIITSSHDGSIFAALAQVGGYVYE